In a single window of the Acidobacteriota bacterium genome:
- a CDS encoding type II toxin-antitoxin system VapC family toxin: MRVLVDTNILVRILEPSNRLHSAAVESLAKLRNDGDLLYIVPQNLVEFWAIATRPLEANGLGLDTSTAKVQIDMIKLHFPLLNENETLYDKWEELVVAHQVKGKATHDARIVAAMLANSLDTILTFNVADFHRYASAITIISPLDMVEPI, from the coding sequence ATGCGGGTCTTGGTTGATACAAACATTCTTGTCCGCATTCTCGAACCCTCCAACCGGCTTCACAGTGCCGCAGTTGAGTCGCTGGCTAAACTTCGTAACGATGGCGACCTCTTATATATTGTGCCCCAGAACTTGGTTGAGTTTTGGGCGATCGCGACCCGTCCGCTCGAGGCAAATGGGCTAGGCCTCGACACCTCTACTGCTAAGGTTCAAATTGACATGATCAAGCTGCACTTTCCCCTACTTAATGAGAACGAAACTCTTTATGATAAGTGGGAAGAGTTGGTTGTTGCTCATCAAGTGAAGGGAAAGGCCACTCACGATGCACGGATCGTGGCGGCAATGCTCGCGAATAGCCTCGATACCATCCTGACATTCAACGTAGCCGATTTTCATCGCTACGCATCAGCGATCACGATCATTTCACCATTGGATATGGTCGAACCAATCTGA
- a CDS encoding M20/M25/M40 family metallo-hydrolase: protein MGSRMPVFTASNAKPAVMIVVSKATADAIAAMPDGTPVEFGGQLAPPNDQFTWNAIGKITGTDARLASEVVVLSSHLDHLGVRENTPGDDKIFNGADDDASGTVAVIELARVMAVGKRPKRTVYFVAYGSEEAGGFGSRHFVDNLPFAKDKLIANLQFEMIGRPDAKVKPDELWLTGYERSNLGPELAKRGAKLVADPHPDQNFFQRSDNFTLARQGIVAHTVSSFGLHTDYHKVTDENKTIDFAHMTKSINSMVAPINWLVNSDFRPAWNDGMKP, encoded by the coding sequence ATGGGTTCGCGAATGCCTGTGTTCACTGCGTCAAACGCCAAACCTGCGGTGATGATCGTCGTCAGCAAAGCGACGGCGGACGCGATCGCGGCGATGCCGGACGGCACGCCTGTTGAGTTTGGCGGCCAGCTTGCACCGCCGAACGACCAATTCACATGGAACGCGATCGGGAAGATCACCGGAACGGACGCCAGGCTTGCCTCGGAGGTCGTCGTTTTGAGCTCGCACCTCGATCATTTGGGCGTGCGGGAGAACACGCCGGGCGACGACAAGATATTTAATGGTGCGGACGATGACGCGTCGGGTACGGTTGCGGTGATCGAGCTGGCACGTGTGATGGCGGTCGGTAAACGGCCGAAACGCACGGTCTATTTCGTCGCATACGGCAGCGAGGAAGCGGGCGGTTTCGGGTCGCGGCATTTCGTCGATAACCTGCCGTTCGCGAAAGATAAGTTGATCGCGAACCTGCAGTTCGAGATGATCGGACGGCCTGACGCCAAAGTGAAGCCCGACGAGCTGTGGTTGACTGGATATGAGAGGTCAAATCTCGGCCCGGAACTCGCAAAACGCGGTGCCAAACTCGTCGCTGACCCACATCCTGACCAGAATTTCTTCCAGCGGTCCGACAATTTCACGCTCGCTCGGCAGGGCATCGTCGCCCACACGGTCTCGAGCTTTGGCTTGCACACCGATTATCATAAGGTGACCGACGAAAACAAAACCATTGATTTCGCTCATATGACCAAGTCGATAAATTCGATGGTCGCGCCCATCAACTGGCTCGTAAACAGCGACTTCCGCCCGGCCTGGAACGATGGAATGAAGCCGTAG
- a CDS encoding phosphopentomutase, whose protein sequence is MSRFRRICLVVLDSAGIGEMPDAAAWGDAGSNTLGSVFASRVVNVPNLQALGLGNIAPLAHVEPTSDPTGSYGKCTLKSDGKDTTTGHWEMAGIILKQGFPKFPDGFPPRIIDEFVREANVPGILGNIPASGTEIIKELGEEHVATGKPIVYTSADSVFQIAAHEEVVPLERLYEMCEIARNILHGPDEVARVIARPFVGETADTFKRTENRHDYAVPPPAGNLLPVLKDAGLDVVCIGKIASIYDNMGVTEELTAKNNDQTIDQTINALNADTTGLIFSNLVDFDMLYGHRRDVEGYAKALEHFDGRLTEIIDALNDDDLLVMTADHGNDPAYPGSDHTREYVPLLVFGKNARAGVNLGTRQSLSDIGQTIAENFGLKIEDGVSFLNEVS, encoded by the coding sequence ATGAGCAGGTTTCGAAGAATTTGTTTGGTTGTACTTGATTCCGCAGGGATCGGCGAGATGCCGGATGCGGCCGCGTGGGGCGACGCCGGGTCGAACACGCTCGGCAGCGTGTTCGCGTCGCGAGTTGTAAATGTGCCAAATTTACAGGCTTTGGGCCTGGGGAACATCGCTCCTCTCGCGCATGTCGAACCTACATCCGATCCGACGGGCAGTTATGGCAAATGCACGCTCAAATCCGACGGCAAAGACACGACTACGGGCCATTGGGAGATGGCCGGGATCATCCTGAAGCAAGGTTTTCCCAAGTTTCCCGACGGTTTTCCGCCGCGGATCATTGATGAATTCGTCCGCGAGGCGAATGTGCCGGGCATTCTCGGCAATATTCCCGCGAGCGGCACCGAAATTATAAAAGAGCTCGGCGAAGAGCACGTCGCGACCGGCAAACCGATCGTTTATACATCGGCTGACAGCGTGTTTCAGATCGCCGCACACGAAGAGGTCGTGCCTTTGGAACGCCTTTACGAGATGTGCGAGATCGCGAGGAACATTTTGCACGGGCCGGACGAGGTCGCACGCGTGATCGCGAGGCCATTTGTCGGCGAGACGGCGGATACGTTCAAACGGACCGAAAATAGGCACGATTATGCGGTGCCTCCGCCGGCGGGGAACTTGCTTCCGGTGTTGAAGGACGCGGGTTTGGACGTCGTTTGTATCGGAAAGATCGCCTCGATCTACGACAATATGGGCGTGACCGAGGAATTGACCGCAAAGAACAACGATCAGACGATCGATCAGACGATAAATGCGTTAAATGCTGACACGACGGGACTTATATTTAGCAATCTGGTCGATTTTGATATGCTTTACGGCCATCGACGCGACGTTGAGGGCTACGCGAAAGCCCTTGAGCATTTCGACGGACGCCTGACGGAGATAATTGACGCTCTAAACGACGACGACCTGCTCGTAATGACCGCCGATCACGGCAATGACCCCGCCTATCCCGGCTCTGACCACACGCGTGAATACGTCCCGCTGCTCGTTTTCGGCAAAAACGCACGCGCCGGCGTCAATTTAGGCACGCGTCAATCGCTTTCCGACATCGGCCAGACCATCGCAGAGAACTTCGGCCTCAAAATAGAAGACGGTGTGAGTTTTTTGAATGAGGTGAGCTAG
- a CDS encoding protein kinase, whose amino-acid sequence MDPERWQQIEAIFLEASELEGEVRRGYLDRACPDDGVRSEVEKLLRQYEESDSFISQPLAGSTRGSVLASLMDDSDEDPLTGKVVGRYRIEREIGRGGMGAVYEASRADGEYRQRVAVKVVKRGVDTDFVLRRFRNERQILAALDHPFITRLIDGGTTDDGRPYFVMEYIEGQPLHEYADAEKLSIDDRLRLFAKICETVEYAHSKLVIHRDLKPSNILIAGDGNPRLLDFGIAKLLDPEMASDTLQPTATALRMMTVDYASPEQVRGDKVTYATDVYSLGVLLFELLTGRRPYRTLSRNPHDIAKAICDEHIPLASEAVSPNSGFPAVRRPNAAASKPEEIAAVRGETEQSLPQKLTDDPDNIIAKALGKAPSERYTSVAELRADIERYLVGEKVSVGAPAQVRPASRVDNSAAGGKLVAVLPLSFLGPSHLSSTDDAYLTIGLADAIITRLAGMKQLTVRPTSSITRYGDEPVNPLRAGEELGVDFVVDGRIRHFSERLRVSLQLLDVKTRTAIWAGHFDEEMNDVLDLEDAISAQVVASLLPHLTGAERKTFSKRGTDDPRAFEAYLKGRFYWNQFTAQSFEKVIESYNRAIEIDPNYALAHVGIADFYIWAAIYGIVPSAEAEVLAEAAARRALEIDPELGEAYATMALLVKNRFEFAASEKLFKRSLELRPHYSQGWEWYGSVLIGVGRTREGIEMSDRAEELDPLSLRAKTLGTWLHYQAHDFHRALEKAEEIIRIDPNYPQGHIQRAFVLCEFGRAEEAIANIDRAAELMPDSPLVWFNQAVVYAEAGHRDESRGVLDKMHEAAKVGHIKPYFLGIAHAALGEYDEAFANFEKAFEEHDPWMIWWQTEPKLRRLADDPRYTDLLNRMGLPIDYSVATGGSAARTSVPFDAAVTLLAEDPATGGVPVPIHRKSWFKRAVAATMLSAFIAAAYFSGILSVSFSDRRMVPVAEQSGKIAVLPFANLTGDAANDEVLRIVQAAVVERLSHTANGVVVPNVAPAVIDGKSVSLVQEGKDLGASFVCSTTLTRDGNELVLRTEVTRVADRKSMMSMTYADKQEQFRSDSDRIVIKLMEVIERAIAIER is encoded by the coding sequence ATGGATCCCGAACGTTGGCAGCAGATCGAAGCTATCTTCCTCGAGGCTTCCGAGCTTGAGGGCGAGGTTCGCCGCGGTTATCTCGACCGAGCGTGCCCGGACGACGGCGTGCGTTCCGAAGTTGAAAAGCTGCTGCGGCAATACGAAGAATCCGACAGCTTTATCTCGCAGCCGCTTGCGGGCAGCACGCGCGGCAGCGTACTTGCGTCGCTGATGGACGACAGTGACGAAGATCCGCTGACCGGCAAGGTCGTTGGACGTTACCGCATCGAACGCGAGATCGGCCGCGGCGGCATGGGCGCGGTCTATGAGGCGTCGCGGGCCGACGGCGAGTATCGTCAGCGTGTCGCAGTCAAGGTGGTCAAACGCGGCGTCGATACCGATTTCGTCCTGCGGCGTTTTCGCAACGAACGCCAGATCCTTGCCGCTCTCGATCATCCGTTCATCACGCGGCTCATCGACGGCGGTACGACAGACGACGGCAGGCCGTATTTCGTGATGGAATACATCGAAGGCCAGCCGCTGCATGAATACGCTGACGCCGAAAAACTCTCCATCGATGACCGTCTGCGGCTATTCGCAAAGATCTGCGAGACGGTCGAATACGCCCACAGCAAACTGGTCATCCATCGCGACCTGAAGCCATCGAATATCCTCATCGCAGGTGACGGGAATCCGCGGCTTCTTGATTTCGGAATTGCAAAACTCCTAGATCCCGAAATGGCGTCAGATACACTGCAGCCGACCGCGACGGCGTTGCGTATGATGACGGTCGATTACGCAAGTCCCGAGCAGGTTCGCGGCGACAAAGTGACATACGCGACCGACGTTTACAGCCTCGGTGTTCTGCTGTTTGAACTACTGACAGGCCGGCGGCCTTATCGAACGCTGAGCCGAAACCCGCACGATATTGCAAAGGCGATCTGCGACGAGCATATCCCGCTGGCCAGCGAGGCCGTCTCGCCCAACTCGGGTTTTCCGGCTGTGCGCCGGCCCAATGCAGCCGCTTCAAAACCTGAGGAGATCGCAGCAGTTCGAGGTGAGACCGAGCAGTCGTTGCCGCAAAAACTCACAGACGATCCGGATAACATCATCGCAAAGGCATTAGGAAAAGCTCCCAGCGAACGTTATACGTCGGTCGCGGAATTACGCGCCGATATTGAGAGGTATTTGGTCGGCGAGAAGGTTTCGGTTGGGGCTCCTGCTCAGGTGCGGCCGGCCTCTCGTGTCGATAATTCCGCCGCCGGGGGCAAGCTCGTCGCAGTTTTGCCGCTCAGTTTCCTCGGCCCGTCACACCTCAGTTCTACCGATGACGCGTATCTGACCATCGGACTTGCCGACGCTATCATTACGCGGCTTGCCGGAATGAAGCAGCTCACGGTGAGGCCCACAAGTTCCATCACGCGTTACGGCGACGAGCCCGTTAACCCGCTGCGTGCGGGCGAGGAACTTGGTGTCGATTTCGTGGTCGATGGCCGCATACGGCATTTTTCGGAACGGCTGCGTGTCTCGCTGCAGCTTCTCGACGTCAAGACGCGAACCGCTATCTGGGCCGGGCATTTTGATGAGGAAATGAATGACGTTCTCGACCTAGAGGATGCCATTTCGGCTCAGGTCGTCGCGTCGCTCCTGCCGCATTTGACAGGTGCCGAGCGAAAAACCTTTTCCAAACGCGGCACCGACGACCCGCGTGCATTTGAGGCGTATCTGAAAGGCCGTTTCTACTGGAATCAATTCACGGCACAGTCGTTTGAAAAGGTCATTGAATCCTACAACCGGGCCATCGAGATCGATCCGAATTATGCCCTTGCTCACGTCGGCATTGCGGATTTCTATATTTGGGCGGCGATCTACGGCATCGTGCCTTCGGCGGAGGCTGAGGTTCTTGCCGAGGCAGCGGCACGCCGTGCTCTCGAGATCGATCCCGAACTCGGCGAAGCGTATGCGACCATGGCGTTGCTCGTAAAGAACCGCTTCGAATTCGCCGCATCGGAAAAGCTCTTCAAACGCTCGCTCGAACTCCGGCCGCATTACTCTCAAGGTTGGGAATGGTACGGATCAGTTCTGATCGGCGTCGGCAGGACGCGCGAAGGCATCGAGATGAGCGACCGTGCGGAGGAGCTTGATCCGCTTTCGCTGCGTGCGAAAACGCTCGGCACGTGGCTGCACTATCAGGCACATGACTTTCATCGCGCGCTCGAAAAGGCCGAAGAGATCATACGTATCGACCCGAATTATCCGCAGGGGCACATTCAGCGTGCGTTCGTGCTGTGCGAATTCGGCCGAGCCGAAGAAGCCATCGCAAATATCGACCGTGCGGCCGAGCTGATGCCGGATTCTCCGCTTGTCTGGTTCAATCAGGCAGTCGTTTACGCTGAGGCCGGACATCGCGATGAATCGAGAGGTGTCCTGGACAAAATGCACGAGGCCGCAAAGGTGGGCCATATAAAGCCCTACTTTCTCGGCATCGCCCACGCAGCATTGGGCGAGTATGACGAGGCATTTGCGAATTTCGAAAAGGCTTTCGAAGAGCACGATCCGTGGATGATCTGGTGGCAGACCGAGCCGAAGCTGCGGCGGTTGGCCGACGATCCTCGATACACCGATCTTCTAAACAGAATGGGCCTGCCGATCGACTACTCCGTCGCGACAGGCGGTTCGGCGGCTCGAACGTCCGTCCCTTTCGACGCCGCGGTTACTCTGCTGGCTGAAGATCCGGCCACCGGCGGCGTTCCCGTTCCTATACACAGGAAGAGCTGGTTCAAACGCGCTGTTGCTGCCACTATGCTCAGTGCTTTCATAGCGGCGGCTTACTTCAGCGGCATCCTTTCTGTTTCGTTCTCTGACCGCCGCATGGTTCCTGTTGCCGAACAAAGCGGCAAGATCGCCGTGCTGCCTTTCGCAAACCTCACCGGCGATGCGGCAAATGACGAAGTGCTGCGGATCGTTCAGGCCGCGGTCGTCGAGCGGCTATCTCACACCGCGAACGGCGTGGTGGTTCCCAATGTTGCCCCCGCGGTCATCGACGGCAAAAGCGTATCTTTGGTGCAGGAGGGCAAGGACCTCGGTGCGTCTTTCGTCTGCAGCACGACGCTGACACGCGACGGGAACGAGCTCGTCCTGCGGACAGAAGTGACCCGTGTCGCCGACAGAAAGAGCATGATGAGCATGACCTATGCTGACAAGCAGGAACAATTTCGCAGCGATTCTGACAGGATCGTGATCAAACTGATGGAAGTAATTGAGCGGGCTATCGCGATCGAACGCTAG
- a CDS encoding four helix bundle protein gives MENQAGHRGLKVYQLSYQLAMEIFFLSRSFPKEETYSLTDQIRRSSRSVPANIAEAYRKRLYPKHFVSKLSDADGEGSETQVWLETSRDCGYITKEKCSELITRYEEVGRMLGGMIANPERFLPKY, from the coding sequence ATGGAGAATCAGGCAGGGCATCGAGGGTTAAAGGTATATCAGTTGTCGTATCAGCTTGCGATGGAGATCTTTTTCCTTTCGCGTTCGTTTCCTAAGGAAGAAACCTACTCTCTAACCGATCAGATCCGACGTTCGTCTCGCTCCGTCCCTGCAAATATTGCTGAGGCGTATCGAAAACGCCTTTACCCCAAACATTTTGTCAGCAAGCTCAGCGACGCTGACGGCGAAGGCTCCGAAACACAAGTTTGGCTCGAGACGTCTCGGGACTGCGGCTATATCACCAAAGAAAAATGCTCAGAACTGATAACCCGCTACGAAGAGGTCGGCAGAATGCTAGGAGGAATGATCGCCAACCCCGAGCGCTTTCTACCAAAATACTAA
- a CDS encoding DUF4412 domain-containing protein, which produces MLILVAASVAFADVKIKTRQTMRGQTSESTVYFKGKRQRTESFGGIVSLTMCDLGRDVQMNPSAKTYTISHYESSGVPTANVSGTAAPATKGGTMFVTTTTRDTGERQEMFGYTARHIIQTIEMESSPDACNPTKTKMEMDMWVIDAEFGIACTQDVQYRNFARGKNGGCTDKVVSKSNGSGKTGYPLLQKMTFYGDDGKPGNTMTSEVVELSRGTLNASLFEVPSDYREVNDASQLYAGVVSGMPSVDLTKQTKTSAPAMTVSDPPSDNSIGEKKPGTVRIGLVVKTGSVGENITSADLAAAVKHTFTGIFAGTKVEIVPLQAQLAAAVSGEAREKECDLVLTATASHKKGGGGFGFGKMLGSVVSQTGIGHTGSVVGNIAGQMATAAIVSAASMSGNVKAKDELTMDVSLLTLSDGRTALAKQFKAKASSDGQDIISAVIEQAANAILSVVEK; this is translated from the coding sequence ATGTTGATTTTGGTAGCGGCGAGCGTGGCGTTTGCTGACGTTAAGATCAAAACTAGGCAGACCATGAGAGGGCAAACGTCCGAAAGCACGGTCTATTTCAAAGGCAAACGCCAGCGGACGGAATCGTTCGGAGGCATCGTTTCGCTGACGATGTGCGATCTGGGCCGCGACGTGCAGATGAATCCGTCGGCAAAGACCTACACGATCTCGCATTACGAAAGCAGCGGCGTGCCGACGGCGAATGTTTCGGGCACCGCAGCTCCGGCGACGAAAGGCGGGACGATGTTCGTTACAACAACGACACGCGACACCGGCGAGCGGCAGGAAATGTTCGGCTATACGGCTCGGCATATCATTCAGACGATTGAAATGGAATCGTCCCCGGACGCCTGCAACCCGACGAAAACAAAAATGGAAATGGATATGTGGGTGATCGACGCCGAGTTCGGCATCGCGTGCACACAGGACGTGCAATATCGCAATTTCGCCCGCGGAAAGAACGGCGGCTGCACCGATAAGGTCGTTTCGAAGAGTAACGGAAGCGGCAAGACAGGCTATCCGCTGCTGCAGAAGATGACATTCTACGGCGACGACGGAAAACCCGGCAATACAATGACCAGCGAGGTCGTCGAGCTTTCACGAGGGACGCTGAACGCTTCGCTTTTTGAGGTGCCTTCGGACTATCGCGAGGTGAACGACGCATCGCAGCTTTACGCCGGCGTAGTTTCCGGTATGCCGTCCGTCGATCTAACGAAGCAGACGAAAACCTCGGCACCTGCTATGACCGTTTCCGATCCGCCGTCTGATAATTCCATCGGCGAAAAGAAACCCGGCACCGTCCGCATCGGGCTTGTCGTAAAGACCGGCTCGGTCGGCGAGAATATCACTTCCGCTGACCTCGCCGCGGCCGTAAAACACACATTCACGGGCATATTTGCCGGCACAAAGGTCGAAATTGTGCCGCTGCAGGCTCAGCTTGCCGCCGCCGTTTCCGGCGAAGCACGCGAGAAAGAGTGCGACCTCGTGCTGACAGCGACCGCCTCGCACAAGAAAGGCGGCGGAGGTTTCGGGTTTGGGAAAATGCTCGGCTCGGTCGTCAGCCAAACCGGCATCGGACATACCGGTTCAGTTGTCGGAAACATTGCGGGTCAGATGGCGACCGCGGCGATCGTTTCCGCGGCGTCGATGTCGGGAAATGTAAAAGCGAAGGACGAACTGACGATGGATGTTTCGCTGCTGACGCTGTCGGACGGCCGCACGGCTCTGGCAAAACAATTCAAGGCGAAAGCATCGTCAGACGGCCAGGACATCATCTCGGCGGTGATCGAACAGGCAGCCAACGCTATCCTTTCTGTCGTCGAAAAATAG
- a CDS encoding DUF885 family protein: MKIINRVIVIFVFASFVVQSMFAQTGETPSRLRQVIENYDQDRGAFGRWYTAETSGARRERFRRLYNDRLAELQRMDFARLEHHEQVDYLLFQNHLRRELAELDRNLEQFTEMLQIVQFAQVISDLEDARRRLETIDAEQTAATLDALAEKIKDTQRAFEDGRYQKPKQTVAYRAVRTLQGLRATLRGWYNFHNGYDPKFSWWNKKPYEAADDALLKYTNYVTTRLVGVAADDKTTIIGDPIGREALIRELEFEMIPYSPEELVEIANREFEWCVAELKKASREMGFGDDYMQAIEAVKRKYVEPGKQPAMIRDQAREAIEYVKKNDLVTVPREMEETWRMEMMSPERQLVAPFFLGGETILVAYPTDTMTHEQKMMSLRGNNPHFARAVTHHELIPGHHMQQFMNRRYRTYRSPFRTPFWGEGWALYWEFLLWDRGFVKTPEDKIGAMFWRSHRAARIIFSLNFHLGKWTPQECVDLLVNKVGHERDNALAEVRRSFSGDYGPLYQMAYMMGGLQFYQLHKDLVGTKKMTDKQFHDAILKEGSIPVEMVRAILTKQPLSREFKTNWRYYKVD; this comes from the coding sequence ATGAAAATCATTAACAGAGTCATCGTCATTTTTGTCTTCGCGTCGTTCGTTGTTCAATCGATGTTTGCTCAAACGGGCGAGACGCCGTCGCGGCTGCGGCAGGTGATAGAGAATTACGATCAGGACCGCGGGGCGTTTGGGCGTTGGTACACGGCGGAGACGTCCGGGGCGAGGCGAGAGCGGTTTCGGCGGCTGTACAACGACCGTTTGGCGGAATTGCAGCGGATGGATTTCGCAAGGCTTGAGCACCACGAACAGGTTGACTATCTGTTGTTTCAGAATCATTTGAGACGTGAGCTGGCGGAGCTTGACCGCAACCTCGAGCAGTTCACGGAGATGCTGCAGATCGTGCAATTTGCGCAGGTCATCAGCGACCTCGAGGACGCTCGGCGGCGGCTGGAGACGATCGATGCAGAGCAGACGGCGGCGACGCTTGACGCTCTGGCGGAGAAGATCAAGGACACGCAGCGGGCTTTTGAGGACGGCAGATATCAGAAGCCCAAACAGACGGTCGCGTATCGTGCGGTGCGGACGCTGCAGGGCTTACGGGCGACGTTGCGGGGTTGGTACAACTTTCACAACGGCTACGACCCGAAGTTCTCTTGGTGGAACAAAAAGCCTTACGAGGCGGCAGATGACGCGTTGCTGAAATACACGAACTACGTCACGACGCGGCTCGTTGGGGTGGCGGCGGATGACAAGACGACGATCATTGGCGACCCGATCGGCAGGGAAGCGCTCATTCGCGAGCTTGAGTTCGAGATGATCCCGTACTCGCCTGAGGAACTCGTCGAGATCGCGAACCGCGAGTTCGAATGGTGCGTTGCGGAACTTAAAAAGGCGTCGCGTGAGATGGGCTTTGGCGACGACTATATGCAGGCCATCGAGGCCGTCAAGCGGAAATACGTCGAGCCGGGCAAACAGCCCGCGATGATCCGCGATCAGGCTCGCGAGGCGATCGAATACGTCAAAAAGAACGACCTCGTGACCGTGCCGCGTGAGATGGAAGAAACCTGGCGGATGGAGATGATGTCGCCCGAGCGGCAATTGGTTGCGCCGTTCTTCCTCGGCGGCGAGACGATCCTTGTCGCGTATCCGACCGACACGATGACGCACGAGCAGAAAATGATGTCGCTCCGCGGCAACAATCCACATTTTGCACGAGCGGTCACGCATCACGAGCTAATTCCGGGGCATCATATGCAGCAGTTCATGAACCGCCGTTACAGGACGTATCGTTCGCCGTTTCGCACGCCGTTCTGGGGCGAAGGCTGGGCGTTGTATTGGGAGTTTCTGTTGTGGGACCGCGGCTTTGTGAAAACGCCGGAGGACAAGATCGGGGCGATGTTTTGGCGGTCGCACCGTGCGGCTCGCATCATATTTTCGCTGAATTTTCACCTCGGCAAATGGACGCCGCAGGAGTGCGTGGACCTACTCGTCAACAAGGTCGGCCACGAACGCGACAACGCTCTCGCTGAGGTGCGGCGGTCGTTCAGCGGCGATTACGGGCCGCTGTATCAGATGGCGTACATGATGGGCGGACTGCAGTTCTATCAACTGCACAAAGACCTCGTTGGCACTAAGAAGATGACCGACAAGCAGTTCCACGACGCGATCTTGAAAGAAGGCTCGATACCTGTTGAGATGGTGCGGGCGATCCTTACAAAGCAGCCGCTCAGCCGCGAGTTCAAGACGAACTGGCGGTATTACAAGGTGGATTAG
- a CDS encoding transposase, whose protein sequence is MSEKFQISRDTPAYYLTSVTHNRIPIFQTNKIKEIVAKAFDEARRSAGIRIFAFVVMPDHTHVLTDNAREIKDVLRYLNGISAKRIIDHLKENGFESSLQKLRIQERESKHKHSVYEHHPNAIRITGEDAFLQKVNYIHLNPVRAGLVEHPDDYLYSSSRQWHRREIENEPLLTDHRDISWRSAA, encoded by the coding sequence ATGAGCGAAAAATTTCAAATATCGAGGGACACTCCGGCTTATTATCTGACGTCTGTTACGCACAACAGGATCCCGATCTTCCAAACCAACAAGATAAAAGAGATCGTTGCAAAAGCATTCGACGAAGCACGAAGGTCGGCGGGAATACGGATCTTTGCATTTGTGGTAATGCCCGACCATACGCACGTGTTGACAGATAATGCTCGTGAAATTAAAGATGTGCTGCGTTATTTGAACGGGATCTCAGCGAAACGGATCATTGATCACCTAAAAGAGAACGGATTTGAAAGCTCTCTGCAAAAACTCCGCATCCAAGAACGAGAGAGCAAACATAAACATTCAGTTTATGAACACCACCCAAATGCCATCCGGATCACCGGCGAAGATGCCTTCTTGCAGAAAGTGAATTACATTCACCTGAATCCGGTCCGAGCGGGATTGGTCGAGCATCCTGACGACTATCTTTATTCAAGCTCAAGACAATGGCATCGACGCGAGATCGAGAACGAGCCGTTGCTAACCGATCATCGCGATATTTCGTGGCGATCAGCGGCATAG
- a CDS encoding type II toxin-antitoxin system MqsA family antitoxin yields MEIEQVNCDMCGEQGARVIHVARSYGSGVDLLVIENVPVVSCPHCGESYLTATTLREIEKIKQDRTTYASPRSVPVALFA; encoded by the coding sequence ATGGAAATTGAACAAGTAAATTGTGACATGTGCGGAGAGCAGGGAGCGAGAGTGATACATGTAGCTCGAAGCTATGGTTCCGGTGTTGATCTATTGGTGATCGAGAATGTCCCTGTCGTGTCCTGCCCTCATTGTGGCGAAAGCTATCTCACCGCCACGACGCTTCGAGAGATCGAAAAGATAAAACAGGATCGAACAACATACGCGTCACCGCGTTCAGTACCCGTCGCGTTGTTCGCTTAG
- a CDS encoding helix-turn-helix transcriptional regulator, whose translation MLKVDLGRIFGVRGVKNPFKELRKLGISHSTAWNLLNGRVRSISYRHMELICERLNCTPNDLYAWKPDRDGVDVERHPLKGLMRDENAADIGNILHEVPLDKLNEAREMLASLKNGE comes from the coding sequence ATGCTAAAGGTTGATCTGGGGCGTATTTTTGGGGTTCGGGGCGTGAAGAATCCGTTCAAAGAGCTTCGTAAGTTGGGGATATCGCACAGTACGGCGTGGAATCTTTTGAATGGACGCGTGCGGTCGATCAGTTATCGGCATATGGAGTTGATATGTGAGCGGCTGAATTGCACGCCAAACGACCTGTATGCTTGGAAGCCCGACCGCGACGGCGTTGACGTCGAGCGGCATCCTCTCAAAGGGCTGATGCGTGACGAAAACGCCGCCGATATCGGCAATATTTTGCACGAGGTCCCGCTAGATAAGCTAAACGAGGCCCGCGAAATGCTTGCGAGCCTCAAAAATGGCGAGTAG